One Lysinibacillus fusiformis genomic window carries:
- a CDS encoding M42 family metallopeptidase: MNEETLQLFKTLTELPGAPGNEHAVRAFMRSELAKYSDEIIQDNLGGIFGVKHSDVADAPKILVAGHMDEVAFMVTSITDNGMIRFQTLGGWWNQVMLAQRVEVFTKNGPIPGVVSSIPPHLLTDAERAKPMDMKNMLIDVGADSKEDAMAIGVRPGQSIIPVCPFTPMANPKKIMAKAWDNRYGCGLAVELMKEVNDEKLASHLYSGANVMEEVGLRGAQVSANMIKPDLFFALDASPANDVSGDKNQFGQLGKGTLLRILDRSMVTHRGMREFILDTAESNHIPYQYFVSQGGTDAGRVHTANDGVPSAVIGVCSRYIHTSASIIHIDDYAAAKALIVELVKKADRSTLETIHANV; encoded by the coding sequence ATGAATGAGGAAACATTACAATTATTTAAAACATTAACAGAGTTACCAGGTGCACCGGGTAATGAGCATGCAGTACGCGCGTTCATGCGTTCTGAGTTGGCGAAATACTCTGATGAAATCATTCAAGATAATTTAGGTGGTATTTTTGGGGTAAAGCATAGTGACGTAGCTGATGCACCGAAAATCTTAGTAGCAGGTCATATGGATGAAGTGGCATTTATGGTCACATCGATTACAGACAACGGCATGATTCGCTTCCAAACGTTAGGTGGCTGGTGGAATCAAGTAATGCTTGCGCAGCGCGTTGAAGTATTTACAAAAAATGGTCCTATCCCTGGGGTTGTTTCATCGATTCCACCTCATTTACTTACAGATGCTGAACGAGCAAAACCAATGGATATGAAAAATATGCTGATAGATGTTGGAGCCGACAGTAAAGAAGATGCTATGGCAATTGGTGTTCGTCCAGGTCAATCAATCATTCCTGTATGTCCATTTACACCGATGGCTAATCCTAAGAAAATTATGGCTAAAGCTTGGGATAACCGATATGGCTGTGGACTAGCTGTTGAATTAATGAAAGAAGTGAACGATGAAAAACTAGCTTCTCATTTATATTCCGGCGCCAATGTGATGGAAGAGGTTGGACTACGAGGTGCTCAAGTATCAGCAAATATGATTAAACCCGATTTATTCTTTGCTTTAGATGCTTCACCTGCAAATGATGTATCTGGCGATAAAAATCAATTTGGGCAGCTTGGTAAAGGTACGTTACTACGAATTCTTGATCGTTCAATGGTAACGCACCGAGGAATGCGTGAGTTCATTTTAGATACTGCGGAGTCTAATCATATCCCATATCAATATTTTGTATCACAAGGTGGTACGGATGCTGGTCGTGTGCACACAGCAAATGATGGGGTTCCGAGTGCTGTAATTGGTGTGTGTTCGCGCTATATTCATACTTCTGCATCAATAATTCATATCGATGACTACGCTGCAGCGAAAGCATTAATTGTAGAATTAGTGAAAAAAGCAGACCGTTCGACATTAGAGACGATTCACGCTAATGTATAA
- a CDS encoding DUF948 domain-containing protein: MEVILYIAAIIAAIGFLILCVSIGMTLFSLKSILNSLTGTFAGIEGQMEGITRETTSLLVKTNSLAEDIQDKSKQLNSVVHAVKGIGDSVNGLNTSVQQITSSISKNIEQNEEKIAQVVQWSNVAMGIADKWKKRKIIEQAQEIVQEDPYSFDTANEDKPKRKWGRKK, encoded by the coding sequence ATGGAAGTTATTTTGTATATTGCTGCAATTATTGCGGCAATCGGTTTTCTAATCTTATGTGTGAGCATCGGTATGACGTTGTTTTCGCTTAAATCGATTCTTAACAGCCTAACGGGTACTTTTGCAGGCATTGAGGGACAAATGGAAGGTATTACACGCGAAACGACTTCCTTATTAGTCAAAACAAATAGCTTAGCTGAGGATATTCAAGATAAATCCAAACAGTTAAATTCTGTTGTTCATGCAGTCAAGGGAATTGGGGACTCCGTGAACGGTTTAAATACTTCGGTACAGCAAATTACTTCGTCTATCTCAAAAAATATTGAGCAAAATGAAGAAAAAATTGCTCAAGTTGTTCAGTGGAGTAATGTTGCAATGGGCATTGCAGATAAGTGGAAGAAACGTAAAATAATCGAGCAGGCTCAAGAAATTGTACAAGAGGACCCATATTCTTTCGATACAGCAAATGAGGACAAGCCGAAAAGAAAATGGGGCCGTAAAAAATAA
- a CDS encoding YtxH domain-containing protein, with product MTTQKPNFNEVKEQQLESSLPQLYNSQESIYEEERVNMKDFVIGALVGGIVGAAAGLLLAPKPGKDLRSDVAVQAVNLKDKSADLSLTAKDKTVQLSKQIQEQSTQLVEKVKTLKSAKAPTVFDDGTVSFEGEEPLEDFTEKTDAKAEDAVEQAVEDKAEEVRA from the coding sequence ATGACGACTCAAAAACCGAATTTTAATGAAGTGAAAGAACAACAACTAGAAAGTTCATTGCCGCAGCTTTATAATTCACAAGAATCGATCTATGAAGAGGAGCGTGTGAACATGAAAGATTTTGTCATTGGCGCATTAGTTGGAGGTATTGTAGGTGCAGCTGCAGGCTTATTACTAGCTCCGAAACCAGGGAAGGATTTACGTAGTGATGTGGCTGTACAAGCTGTTAACTTAAAAGATAAGAGTGCAGATTTATCATTGACGGCAAAAGATAAAACAGTTCAATTATCAAAACAAATTCAAGAGCAATCTACACAGTTGGTAGAAAAAGTGAAAACATTGAAATCTGCAAAAGCGCCAACTGTTTTCGACGATGGGACTGTCTCATTTGAGGGAGAAGAGCCACTTGAAGACTTTACTGAAAAAACAGATGCAAAAGCAGAGGATGCTGTAGAGCAAGCTGTTGAAGATAAAGCAGAGGAAGTTCGCGCGTAA
- a CDS encoding DUF1444 domain-containing protein, translating into MKQIKSEQLVSLLKKQLNEQIFDFEFDKKHDKLRLNHKKIGKGMDLSLPGIIAKYSEKQEVAINEVVYTIEQTFMAMEEEMERGFQTATQIYPVIRATSYPQASKEGHAFITTEHTAETRIFYALDLGKTYRFIDESMLEALKLTVEQIREMARFSVKQLPTVYKKDEVAGNVFYFVNANDGYDASRILNESFLKEMRTQIEGDMTVSVPHQDVLILGDIRNETGYDVLAQMTMHFFTVGTVPITSLSFIYEDGELEPIFILAKNRVKKEQEEQ; encoded by the coding sequence GTGAAACAAATAAAATCAGAGCAACTCGTGTCTCTATTAAAAAAACAGTTAAATGAGCAAATATTTGATTTTGAATTTGATAAAAAGCATGATAAATTGCGCTTAAATCATAAAAAAATAGGGAAAGGAATGGACCTTTCTTTGCCAGGTATTATCGCGAAATACAGTGAAAAGCAAGAGGTGGCAATCAATGAAGTTGTTTATACAATTGAGCAAACCTTTATGGCAATGGAAGAGGAGATGGAACGAGGCTTCCAAACAGCTACGCAAATTTATCCAGTGATTCGTGCAACATCCTATCCACAAGCATCAAAAGAGGGCCATGCATTTATCACTACGGAGCATACGGCAGAAACACGGATTTTTTATGCACTTGATTTAGGAAAAACATATCGCTTTATAGATGAGTCAATGCTAGAGGCACTAAAATTGACAGTAGAACAAATTCGTGAAATGGCACGTTTTTCTGTTAAACAGTTACCAACCGTCTATAAGAAAGATGAAGTGGCTGGAAATGTCTTTTATTTTGTTAATGCCAACGATGGCTATGATGCAAGTCGTATTTTAAATGAAAGCTTTTTAAAAGAAATGCGTACACAAATAGAGGGAGATATGACGGTATCTGTCCCTCATCAAGATGTATTAATACTTGGTGATATTCGTAATGAAACAGGGTATGATGTATTAGCACAGATGACCATGCATTTCTTTACTGTTGGAACAGTACCGATTACATCGTTATCATTTATATATGAAGATGGGGAATTAGAACCAATCTTTATTTTAGCGAAAAACAGAGTGAAAAAGGAGCAAGAAGAACAATGA
- a CDS encoding DUF84 family protein, which produces MNIAIGTTNKAKTQAVEVIVKQYFEKAVFTYVKAASEVSDQPLNTEETRQGAMNRAKNTLHATGATLSFGLEGGVTEIDGDMYVCNWGALALADGTIFTAAGAQIILPKEIAQEIRAGKELGPVMEAYTKRLDIRQGAGAVGIFTQGLVSRQSMFEHIVALLVGQYLFTLAAR; this is translated from the coding sequence ATGAACATAGCAATTGGTACAACGAATAAAGCAAAAACGCAGGCAGTTGAAGTTATCGTTAAACAATATTTTGAAAAAGCTGTTTTTACATATGTCAAAGCTGCCTCTGAAGTATCTGATCAACCTTTAAATACAGAAGAAACACGACAAGGTGCGATGAATCGTGCCAAAAATACATTACATGCTACAGGTGCAACCTTATCTTTTGGTCTTGAAGGTGGTGTCACTGAAATTGATGGTGATATGTATGTCTGTAATTGGGGTGCTCTTGCCTTAGCTGATGGAACAATTTTTACGGCTGCTGGTGCGCAAATTATATTACCAAAAGAAATTGCCCAGGAAATAAGAGCTGGGAAGGAGCTTGGTCCCGTTATGGAAGCATACACAAAGCGTCTAGATATTCGCCAAGGTGCTGGGGCTGTAGGTATTTTTACGCAAGGATTAGTGAGCCGTCAGTCTATGTTTGAGCATATTGTCGCGCTGTTAGTTGGACAATATTTGTTCACATTAGCAGCTAGATAG
- a CDS encoding DNA translocase FtsK translates to MNWFKKQIDKIINRDDYEYEYEDDYEYENYQEQHEQQQSLKEIPETKQRAFRFPLIEDEEIEPLTEPKETFNQMEDTYYGQIEDLSLPKHLHNHIVDSRVYDVEVSGIRELLENRTKRTGRTTITRSQPEQENLPKARMVFRDAQYEPVKQKETTPKKEPTVESTLPPNRKRFVPTDVPSPVYGFAKPSPIEHLLNKRKEENDAEMPSSPTSVKEATTNEAIENILVEKVPSLTPNDVNNQVKESNVTEATSHQTITVDEVQAIENQSISFDEEYEEKKQPILFVEGQNEEKHPITFDEVQEEEMIQTKEFTNMAVPPTTSFAVGFEEQVKEAVQQELALDQLSANESDIHVKEVIVEQVQIENSTIHIGEVTVVQPTADEDVEQEVLAEPVDKAAIKQEKSRIPFNVLMLKTDKEKWQHRQQLKDTAPFTPDENQHKTETTAMNEIESPGEKSEPTSSFMVNETELTPLNTGSINAAMEKVTEITMSSVATMIRPSTVENTVMELEGADEISATSLMDSELIVDPALVEEKIDVPNVMGDTEVVEENSQEQCPIAEAVPEKEEPVVASPKPVKVYHKPGEEYLEPPEEKTQDTEWMEQQGDTLVEALSYFQVSAQIESIMQGPAVTQFEITVSHGTKVSKIRNLADDLKLALAAKDIRIQAPIPGKSSIGIEIPNRVSRAVRLSEVTNSASFLESDSPLEAALGLDLTGKPVTIDLRKMPHGLIAGATGSGKSVCINSILVSLLYKAAPHELKLMLIDPKMVELAPFNHIPHLVSPVITDVKAATAALKWAVEEMERRYQLFAHAGARDITRYNALADKNNEHSLKLPYILIVIDELADLMMMSPADVEEAICRIAQKARACGIHLIVATQRPSVDVITGLIKSNIPTRIAFAVSSQIDSRTILDGQGAERLLGRGDMLYLGNGMSAPVRLQGTFVTDDEIEAIIDHVREQGEPDYIFDQEELLKKIEVSAEQDDLFEDVCRFVYDQGGASTSLIQRKYHIGYNRAARLIDMLESHGFVSEARGSKPRESYITEQDLIAMFE, encoded by the coding sequence GTGAATTGGTTTAAAAAACAAATAGATAAAATTATAAATAGAGATGACTATGAGTACGAATATGAAGACGATTATGAATATGAAAACTATCAGGAGCAACACGAGCAACAGCAATCGTTGAAAGAAATACCAGAAACTAAGCAAAGGGCTTTTCGCTTTCCATTAATAGAGGACGAAGAAATTGAACCATTAACCGAACCTAAAGAGACATTCAATCAAATGGAAGATACCTATTATGGACAAATTGAAGATTTATCGTTACCGAAGCATTTACATAATCATATCGTAGATTCACGCGTTTACGATGTGGAAGTTTCGGGCATTCGCGAGCTTTTAGAAAATCGCACAAAGCGTACTGGCAGAACGACAATTACACGAAGTCAGCCAGAGCAAGAGAATCTTCCAAAAGCACGTATGGTTTTTCGTGATGCTCAATATGAACCAGTTAAGCAAAAGGAGACTACTCCTAAGAAAGAACCAACTGTTGAAAGCACTTTGCCACCAAATCGTAAACGTTTTGTACCAACTGATGTACCTTCACCAGTCTACGGCTTCGCTAAGCCAAGCCCAATTGAGCACTTGTTAAACAAACGTAAGGAAGAAAATGATGCTGAAATGCCTTCATCACCTACGTCTGTAAAAGAAGCGACAACAAATGAGGCCATTGAAAATATACTAGTAGAAAAAGTGCCTAGCCTGACACCAAATGATGTAAATAATCAGGTTAAGGAGTCTAACGTTACTGAAGCCACATCCCACCAAACAATAACAGTTGATGAAGTTCAAGCAATAGAAAATCAATCGATTTCATTTGATGAAGAGTATGAAGAAAAAAAGCAGCCAATACTATTTGTTGAAGGTCAAAATGAAGAGAAACACCCAATTACATTTGATGAAGTTCAAGAAGAAGAAATGATTCAGACAAAAGAATTTACGAATATGGCTGTACCGCCAACGACATCTTTTGCAGTTGGTTTTGAAGAACAAGTGAAGGAAGCTGTACAGCAAGAACTCGCTCTCGATCAACTTTCTGCAAATGAATCGGATATCCATGTTAAAGAAGTGATTGTGGAACAAGTACAAATAGAAAATTCTACAATTCATATTGGTGAAGTGACAGTTGTACAGCCGACCGCAGATGAAGACGTCGAGCAAGAGGTTTTAGCTGAGCCAGTTGATAAAGCAGCAATTAAGCAAGAGAAAAGTCGTATTCCTTTTAATGTTTTAATGTTAAAAACGGATAAAGAGAAGTGGCAACATCGCCAACAGCTTAAGGATACAGCGCCATTTACTCCGGATGAAAATCAACATAAAACTGAAACTACTGCTATGAATGAAATTGAGTCACCTGGAGAAAAATCAGAACCTACATCTTCGTTTATGGTAAACGAAACAGAGCTGACTCCTCTCAATACAGGTTCAATAAACGCTGCAATGGAGAAGGTAACTGAGATTACAATGTCATCGGTAGCAACAATGATTCGCCCATCGACAGTAGAAAATACAGTGATGGAGTTAGAAGGAGCCGATGAGATTTCAGCGACTTCACTAATGGATTCAGAGCTAATTGTTGATCCAGCACTTGTAGAGGAAAAGATTGATGTACCAAATGTTATGGGAGATACTGAAGTAGTTGAGGAAAATTCACAAGAACAGTGTCCGATTGCTGAAGCGGTACCTGAAAAGGAGGAGCCAGTCGTGGCATCTCCTAAACCAGTCAAAGTGTATCATAAACCAGGCGAAGAGTATTTAGAACCACCTGAAGAAAAAACACAAGATACTGAGTGGATGGAGCAACAAGGAGACACATTAGTGGAAGCTCTTTCTTATTTCCAGGTATCAGCTCAAATTGAATCAATTATGCAAGGGCCAGCCGTGACACAATTTGAAATAACAGTCAGTCATGGAACAAAGGTGAGTAAAATTCGTAACCTAGCAGATGATTTGAAGCTAGCGTTGGCAGCAAAGGACATTCGTATTCAAGCACCGATCCCTGGTAAAAGTTCAATTGGGATAGAAATTCCAAACCGTGTGTCTCGTGCTGTTCGTTTATCAGAAGTGACAAATAGTGCTTCCTTCCTCGAATCAGATTCACCGCTTGAAGCGGCACTTGGGCTGGATTTAACAGGAAAGCCTGTAACGATTGATTTACGAAAAATGCCACATGGTTTAATCGCTGGGGCTACAGGTTCAGGAAAGTCAGTTTGTATTAATTCCATTTTGGTTAGCTTATTATATAAGGCTGCACCACATGAGTTAAAATTAATGCTGATTGACCCTAAAATGGTGGAACTTGCTCCGTTCAATCATATTCCTCATTTAGTCAGTCCAGTTATTACAGATGTTAAGGCTGCAACAGCAGCATTAAAATGGGCTGTAGAGGAGATGGAGCGACGATATCAGTTATTTGCACATGCTGGTGCACGAGATATCACGCGCTATAATGCATTAGCTGATAAAAATAATGAGCATAGTTTAAAATTACCGTATATTTTAATTGTCATCGATGAGTTAGCAGATTTAATGATGATGTCTCCTGCAGATGTGGAGGAGGCAATTTGTCGTATTGCCCAAAAGGCACGTGCTTGTGGTATTCATTTAATTGTTGCGACACAAAGACCGTCTGTGGACGTTATTACAGGGCTCATCAAATCAAATATTCCCACACGTATTGCCTTCGCGGTGTCGTCGCAAATAGATTCGCGCACTATATTAGATGGGCAAGGAGCAGAAAGGTTACTTGGACGAGGCGATATGCTATATTTAGGTAATGGAATGTCTGCACCAGTACGTTTGCAAGGGACATTTGTGACGGATGATGAAATAGAAGCGATTATAGACCATGTTCGTGAACAAGGTGAACCGGATTATATCTTCGACCAAGAGGAGCTTTTAAAGAAAATTGAAGTTTCTGCAGAGCAGGATGATCTGTTTGAGGATGTTTGCCGATTTGTTTATGATCAAGGGGGAGCCTCTACGTCTCTTATTCAACGCAAGTATCATATCGGTTATAATCGTGCTGCACGTTTAATTGATATGTTAGAATCTCATGGTTTTGTATCAGAAGCAAGAGGTAGTAAACCACGTGAAAGTTATATTACTGAGCAAGATTTAATTGCTATGTTTGAATAA
- the ytpR gene encoding YtpR family tRNA-binding protein: MNVFYNKEHVGDVLLVQLATEAIVKTEVERAGDIAILKEAQTGEIKAFNLFNASNYVQTESRGVVEVTPEFVVQLEAAIAKNGATISLDVDFSPKFVVGYVETKEKHPNADKLSICTVNVGEKNLQIVCGAPNVEAGQKVVVAKVGAVMPSGMLIKEGNLRGVDSFGMLCSARELAIPNAPSEKGILVLPEEAKIGSAFETPTR, translated from the coding sequence ATGAATGTATTTTACAACAAAGAGCATGTAGGAGACGTATTATTAGTGCAATTAGCGACAGAGGCTATAGTGAAAACAGAGGTTGAGCGTGCTGGTGATATTGCCATCTTGAAAGAAGCACAAACAGGAGAGATTAAAGCATTTAATTTGTTTAATGCCAGCAATTATGTACAAACAGAGTCACGAGGTGTTGTTGAAGTCACACCAGAATTTGTAGTACAACTTGAAGCTGCTATCGCGAAGAATGGTGCTACAATTAGTCTTGATGTTGATTTCTCTCCAAAATTCGTGGTGGGCTATGTAGAAACAAAGGAAAAGCATCCAAATGCTGATAAATTAAGTATTTGCACTGTAAATGTAGGTGAAAAGAACTTACAGATTGTTTGTGGTGCACCGAATGTTGAAGCTGGTCAGAAAGTAGTAGTTGCTAAAGTCGGAGCAGTTATGCCTTCGGGTATGCTCATTAAAGAAGGGAATTTACGAGGAGTTGATTCATTCGGAATGCTTTGTTCGGCTCGTGAATTAGCAATTCCAAATGCGCCGTCTGAAAAAGGGATTTTAGTGTTACCAGAAGAAGCGAAAATTGGCAGTGCTTTTGAAACACCAACTCGTTAA
- the murC gene encoding UDP-N-acetylmuramate--L-alanine ligase, producing the protein MTVFHFTGIKGSGMSSLAQILFDAGEQVQGSDIDKYFFTEQPLRDRNIPILTFNADNIKQGMTVIAGNAFPDEHPELVRAREIGVEIIRYHKFLGDYIGNYTSIAITGAHGKTSTTGLMSHVVGGYKPTSYLIGDGTGAGHENADFFVMEACEYRRHFLAYNPDYAVMTNIDFDHPDYFANIEDVYSAFQSLALQVKNAIIACGDDEHLQRIQAKVPVVYYGFGAENDFEARNVEKTTKGTTFDVFVRNEFYSTFFIPLFGDHAVLNTLAVITLCQYEGISPEIIQERLNTYKGVKRRFTETDIGNNVLIDDYAHHPTEIRATIQSARQKFPERELVAIFQPHTFTRTQAFLQDFADSLSLADTAYLCDIFGSARETQGALSIQDLASLIEGSAVITTEGIEVLRKHEGAVFLFMGAGDVHKFQDAFEDLLK; encoded by the coding sequence ATGACAGTTTTTCATTTCACAGGCATTAAAGGTTCTGGCATGAGTTCACTTGCACAAATCTTATTCGATGCTGGTGAACAAGTACAGGGCTCAGACATTGACAAGTATTTCTTCACGGAGCAGCCGTTACGTGATCGTAATATTCCAATTCTTACATTTAATGCAGATAATATTAAACAAGGTATGACGGTAATTGCAGGAAATGCTTTTCCTGATGAACATCCAGAATTAGTACGTGCACGTGAAATCGGTGTTGAGATTATTCGTTATCACAAGTTTTTAGGCGATTATATTGGGAATTACACTTCAATTGCAATTACGGGTGCACATGGTAAAACATCTACTACGGGTTTAATGTCCCATGTTGTAGGTGGCTATAAACCAACATCCTATTTAATCGGTGATGGTACGGGAGCTGGACATGAGAATGCAGACTTCTTTGTGATGGAAGCATGTGAATACCGACGACACTTTTTAGCGTATAATCCGGATTACGCTGTAATGACTAATATTGATTTTGATCATCCAGACTATTTTGCAAATATAGAAGATGTCTATTCAGCTTTCCAATCACTTGCATTACAAGTGAAAAATGCCATCATTGCATGTGGTGATGATGAACATCTTCAACGTATTCAAGCGAAAGTACCTGTTGTTTATTATGGATTTGGTGCTGAAAATGATTTTGAAGCACGTAATGTTGAGAAAACGACTAAGGGAACAACATTTGATGTATTTGTTCGTAATGAGTTTTATAGTACTTTCTTTATTCCGTTGTTTGGAGATCACGCAGTATTAAATACCTTAGCGGTTATTACACTTTGTCAATATGAAGGTATCTCTCCTGAGATTATTCAAGAACGTTTGAACACATATAAAGGTGTGAAAAGACGTTTTACTGAAACGGATATTGGGAATAATGTATTAATAGATGATTACGCACACCATCCAACAGAAATTCGTGCGACGATTCAATCAGCTCGTCAAAAATTTCCTGAACGTGAACTGGTAGCTATTTTCCAACCACATACATTTACACGTACACAAGCATTTTTACAAGATTTTGCAGATAGCCTAAGCCTTGCAGATACAGCTTACTTATGTGATATATTCGGTTCAGCTAGGGAGACACAAGGCGCCCTTTCAATTCAAGATTTAGCTTCACTGATTGAGGGGAGTGCTGTGATTACTACTGAAGGCATCGAAGTGTTAAGAAAGCATGAAGGCGCAGTGTTTTTATTTATGGGCGCTGGGGATGTCCACAAATTCCAAGACGCTTTTGAAGACTTGCTAAAATGA